TTCGGCCAGCGCGTCCGGACGATCCCCACCGACCCCAAGGCCGCGCCGTCCGGGCCGACCACCCCGTCGATCCCGACCGCAGCGACGACCGCCTCCGCTCCGGCCGGGGCGTTCACCGAGCTCATCAACCAGGGTGGGGGCACCGCGTCGAACGCCGCCGTCGCCACCCGACTCGTCATCACCGAGGGGTCGCGCGAGGGCATGGAGATGCCCCTCGGCGGCGGTCCGATCACGATCGGACGCTCGAGCGAGTCGAACGTCGTCATCCGTGACGACTACACGTCCACCAACCACGCCCGACTCGATCTGCGTGCCGAGGGCTGGGTCGTCACCGACCTCGAGTCCACCAACGGCACGTTCGTCAACGGTCAGAAGGTGACCTCCCCGGTGCTCGTCGCCGAGGGGACGCCCATCACGATCGGGACGACGACGTTCGAGCTGCGGCGGTAGGCGGATGACGGCACGGACGCTGAGCGCCGCTGTGTCCCACGTGGGGCGCATCCGCGCGAACAACCAGGACTCCGGTTACGCCGGCGCGCACCTGTTCGCGGTGGCGGACGGCATGGGCGGGCACGCCGGCGGTGACGTCGCCTCGGCGATCGCGATCCGCCGCATCCGCGAGGTCGACCGCGAGTTCCCGTCGGCGCACGACGCCGAGTTCGCCCTGCAGTCGGCACTCATCGCGGCGAACCAGCTCATCACCGAGACGGTCTTCGAGCACCAGGAGCTCACCGGCATGGGCACCACGGTGTCCGCGCTCATCCGGGTCGGCGACCAGATCGCGATCGCGCACATCGGTGACTCCCGCATCTACCGCTACCGCGACGGCGAGCTCCAGCAGATCACGTCCGACCACACCTTCGTGCAGCGGCTCGTCGACAGCGGACGCATCACGCCGGAAGAGGCAGCGGTCCACCCGCGACGCTCGGTGCTCATGCGGGTGCTCGGCGACGTCGACGCGGCGCCGGAGGTCGACACCGCGGTCATGGACATCCAGCCGGGCGACCGCTGGCTGCTCTGCTCGGACGGCCTGTCCTCCTACCTCGCCGAGGAGCGCATCCGCCACGCGCTCGCGTCGAACATGGACGCGAACCAGGCCACCCAGCGCCTGGTCAAGGAGACGCTGGACCACGGCGCCCCGGACAACGTCACCGTCGTCGTGATGGACGTCACGGACGCCGACGTCGTCGACGAGGACGACGCCGCGACGACGGTCGGATCGGCCGCAGCTCCGCTGACCTTCGAGGCGTCGACCGGCCGCAAGCCGATCCGCCTCCCCACCATCCTGCTGCACCCGCTCAAGGTCACCACGGCACCGGAGGACTCCCACTTCGAGCCAGAGTCGGACCAGTTCTTCGCGGAACTCATCGCGGAGGACCGCCGTCGGCGCGTCCGTCGCCGCGTCGCCTGGAGCATCGCGCTCGTGGTCGCGATCGCAGCCCTCGTCGGTGCCGTGTTCCTCGGCTGGCGCATCACGCAGGACCACTACTACGTCGGCTCCGACCGCGGGACGGTGGCGATCTACAAGGGCGTCCAGCAGTCGATCGGACCGATTGCGCTCTCGGACGTCTACGAGGACACCGACATCAGCGTGAGCGGCCTGCCCGAGTACACGCGGGAGAACGTCCGGTCGACGATCAACGCGCAGTCACTGTCCGACGCGCGCGAGATCGTCGATCGACTCCGCAAGGCCGCCGAGACCGGGCAGGACCAGGCGGGGACCGGTGGATCGTCACCGTCGGCGTCGCCGTCCGCGACCGGTTCCCCGACGCCGTCGCCGACGCCCACCCCCGGGAAGAAGCGATGAGCAACGCGACCGCCCAGTCCTTCACGCAGGCGATCACGATCAAGCTGCGCGAACCCGCGCGGGCCCGGAACCTCGAGCTCGTCCTGCTCGTCATCGCCTGCGGCATCTGCGCCGGCGCGATGGTGCTCGTGCAGCTCGGCACGAAGGGACGGCTCTTCGACACGTCCGTGCTGTGGATCGGCGCGACCATCCTCGGCCTGGCACTGATCATGCACGTCGTGCTGCGGATCGTCGCGAAGAACGCCGACCCGTTCATCCTGCCGGTCGCCCTGGTGCTCAACGGGATCGGCATCGCGGAGATCTACCGCATCGACGTCCACGACGGCCTGACCGGCTGGTCGGCGATCGGCGTCAAGCAGATCGTGTGGACGATCCTCGCGATGGCCGTGGCGATCGTCGTCCTGCTCGTCGTCCGCAACCACCGCTTCCTGCAGCGGTACCGCTACATCTTCATGGCGCTGACGATCTTCCTGCTGCTCATGCCGATGCTCCCGCTCATCGGGCACAACGTGAACGGCGCACGCGTCTGGATCAAGGTCGGCTCGTTCACCTTCCAGCCCGGTGAGCTCGCGAAGATCACGATGGCGCTGTTCTTCGCCGGTTACCTCGTGACCGCGCGGGACTCCCTGTCGATCGTCGGGCGCAAGGTCCTCGGCATGACCCTGCCGCGTGCCCGCGACCTGGGGCCGATCCTCATCATCTGGGCCGCTGCGATGAGCGTCCTCGTGTTCCAGCGCGACCTCGGCACCGCACTGCTCTACTTCGGCCTGTTCCTCGTCATGATCTACGTCGCGACGGCGCGGCTCAGCTGGGTGCTCATCGGCCTCGTGCTGTTCGTCGGCGGTGCCCTCGTGGCGCAGTCGGTCCTCGTGTACGTGCACGGCCGGTTCGAGCAGTGGCTGAACCCCTTCGACAACGCGATCTACAACGCCGACACCCAGGCCAGCTACCAGCTCGTGCAGGGTCTG
This is a stretch of genomic DNA from Curtobacterium sp. 458. It encodes these proteins:
- a CDS encoding FHA domain-containing protein; translation: MTTGLTLLVLRFAFLAVLWLFVFVIVFALRSDLFGQRVRTIPTDPKAAPSGPTTPSIPTAATTASAPAGAFTELINQGGGTASNAAVATRLVITEGSREGMEMPLGGGPITIGRSSESNVVIRDDYTSTNHARLDLRAEGWVVTDLESTNGTFVNGQKVTSPVLVAEGTPITIGTTTFELRR
- a CDS encoding Stp1/IreP family PP2C-type Ser/Thr phosphatase translates to MTARTLSAAVSHVGRIRANNQDSGYAGAHLFAVADGMGGHAGGDVASAIAIRRIREVDREFPSAHDAEFALQSALIAANQLITETVFEHQELTGMGTTVSALIRVGDQIAIAHIGDSRIYRYRDGELQQITSDHTFVQRLVDSGRITPEEAAVHPRRSVLMRVLGDVDAAPEVDTAVMDIQPGDRWLLCSDGLSSYLAEERIRHALASNMDANQATQRLVKETLDHGAPDNVTVVVMDVTDADVVDEDDAATTVGSAAAPLTFEASTGRKPIRLPTILLHPLKVTTAPEDSHFEPESDQFFAELIAEDRRRRVRRRVAWSIALVVAIAALVGAVFLGWRITQDHYYVGSDRGTVAIYKGVQQSIGPIALSDVYEDTDISVSGLPEYTRENVRSTINAQSLSDAREIVDRLRKAAETGQDQAGTGGSSPSASPSATGSPTPSPTPTPGKKR
- a CDS encoding FtsW/RodA/SpoVE family cell cycle protein, which encodes MSNATAQSFTQAITIKLREPARARNLELVLLVIACGICAGAMVLVQLGTKGRLFDTSVLWIGATILGLALIMHVVLRIVAKNADPFILPVALVLNGIGIAEIYRIDVHDGLTGWSAIGVKQIVWTILAMAVAIVVLLVVRNHRFLQRYRYIFMALTIFLLLMPMLPLIGHNVNGARVWIKVGSFTFQPGELAKITMALFFAGYLVTARDSLSIVGRKVLGMTLPRARDLGPILIIWAAAMSVLVFQRDLGTALLYFGLFLVMIYVATARLSWVLIGLVLFVGGALVAQSVLVYVHGRFEQWLNPFDNAIYNADTQASYQLVQGLFGFANGGITGTGLGQGRPYITPVANADYIVASLGEELGLIGVFAILALFIVFASRGIRVGFMAQDDFGKLLGVGFGFIIALQVFVVVGGITRVIPVTGLTTPFMAAGGSSLIANWIIAAMLLRLTDAIPAEQRVQQGSIPAARGRGATRKERAR